CAAAAGAGCTATCCCATCGATGTCGTAGTAAATCAGGATGGCGCTTATTCTGCATTGCTTTTCAATGCCAAATACAAACTGGTTATTCCTTCCTCACAAGGACCTTTCAGGAATAAAGTTAATGCAGAAACCGGTTCTGATACTATTATCGTAGACTTAAAAGGAAGTCAGAATATGGATATAGAGGTAGAACCATATTACATGGTCCGAAATCCTCAGTTTTCAGTCTCGGGAAGAGATTTGACGGCTAGATTTAAAGCAGAAAAGATTATTACTGATGCGGATGCACGGGATATCGAGCGGGTTGATTTATATGTCAATAAAACGCAGTTTGTTGATTTTAGAGCCAATGTTGCAACCGCAGAAATAGCAGGGGGAGATGTATCAGATCCCAATTCTATCAATATGACTGTGACAGTACCGGACTTGGTTCCAACGCAAAATTATGTTTATGCACGTGTTGGGATTAAGATTGTAGGTGTTGAGGATATGATCTTTTCTCCTGTTCAAAAGGTGGAATTTTAAGATTTTGTTTTTTTTAGGGACTGTTCAGGAGCAACGTTAACCTGATCAGTCCCTCTTTATTCTTCGGAATATTTCTCAGTTATTGTAATAAGACAAACCAAGATATAGTATGTTTCGCATTGGTCAATTAATATCCCTATTATCAATAGGATTTATGTTTGTAGCTGGCATAGCAATGAAGAAAGCGGGTGCGCAACCTATTGCTACATCTTTCCGTGCACCTGCCTACCCACTGGTGACTGTTGATCCATACACCAGTGCCTGGAGTGAAACCGATACGCTCTATAATAGCCCGATCCGTCACTGGACGGGAAAAACTCATTCCCTCATTGGGGCTATCCGCGTTGATGGTGAGGTGTACCGGTTTATGGGAAAAGAGGACATCCCTTGGGTTGCCATTTTGCCTATGGCAAAAGAAGAACCATGGGAGGGGAAGTATACCATGCAGAAGCCGGAGACTGGCTGGGAGCAAAAAAACTTTTCAGAAGCCGGTTGGAAGTCGGGTAGAGCCGCGTTCGGCACTTCCGGGATGCCTACTTTGTCTACTCTATGGGAAACCAAAGATATTTGGGTTCGTCGTGATTTTCAGTTACCCTCAGAATTACCGGCAAATGATATCTATTTGATTTACTCACATGATGATAACTTCGAACTTTACCTGAACGGAAAAAAGCTGGTGGATACCGGTTACAGTTGGAAAAACAATGTGGTACTGAAATTGGATAAGAATTTGCTTGTTCCCGGAGGTCAAAATGTAATTGCAGCCCATTGTCATAACAGAACCGGCGGTGCTTATGTCGATTTCGGCCTTTATCGTGAAAACAGCCAGTCGGAAATATTTACCCGTACGGCGTTCCAGGATAGTGTGGCTTTGTCTGCAACACAGACCTACTATGGTTTTACTTGCGGACCGGTAAATCTCGGACTTACTTTTACTGCTCCGTTGCTGCCCAGTGATCTGGATTTGCTCTCACGTCCCATCGATTATATTAATTATCAGGTCCGTTCGAACGATGGAAAAGAACATCAGGTACAGCTTTATTTTGAAATGACTCCCCAATGGGCGGTAAATGAAGTAAGTCAGGAGATTCGGGTATCCCGGGGAAAAACCGGCAATATCTCCTATTTGAAAGCAGGAACTACAGAGCAGCCAATTCTTCAGAAGAAGGGTGATGATGTGCGAATTGATTGGGGGTATGTGTACCTGGCTACCAGCGGTAATCCTCAATCTTCGATGTCAATCGGAAATTATTTTGAGACGAAAAAAGCGTTTGTTAAGAATGGAGCCATTCCTGTCGGAAAGCAGGAGCTTACAGCAAAAATGACACGAAATATGCCCGCGATGGCCTGTGAAGAGAAGCTTGGAAAGGTTTTCAACCAGCCGGTGAAGGGATTTTTGATGATTGGCTACAACGATATTGAATCCATTCAGTACTTCGGACAGAATTTGAAAGCATGGTGGACCAGGAACGGCAAGGTCTCTATGGGGGATGCCCTGCAGGCTGCTGCAGCAGAGCATGAACAAGTGCTCGACAGCTGTGCAAAGTTCGATAATCAACTGTGGAAAGAAGCCTTTTTAACAGGAGGAAAAGAGTATGCCGACCTGTGCGTTCTGGCTTTTAGCCAGTCGATAGCAGCACACAAACTAACGCGGGATCCGAAAGGCAATATTTTGTTTTTGTCGAAAGAAAATTTCAGCAACGGTTCTATCGGAACAGTTGATGTGACCTACCCCTCGGCACCATTGTTCCTGAAATACAACCCGGAACTGTTGAAGGGGATGTTGAACCCTATCTTTTATTTTTCGGAGAGTGGAAAATGGACCAAGCCCTTTGCCGCTCATGATGTGGGGACCTATCCAAAGGCCAACGGGCAGACCTATGGCGGCGATATGCCGGTAGAGGAGAGCGGAAATATGGTTATCCTGACAGCTGCCATTGCACAAATGGAAGGTAATGCGGAATATGCGAAGAAACACTGGAAGGTATTGACTATCTGGGCCAATTATCTTATGGATAAGGGGATGGACCCGGAAAACCAATTGTGTACCGATGATTTTGCAGGTCATTTTGCCCACAATACCAACCTGTCGATTAAGGCCATCATGGGAATTGCCTGCTATGGCAAGCTGGCAGGAATACTGGGGGAAGCATCTACAGCTAAAAAATACACTGAGGCGGCTAAAGCAATGGCCCGGAAATGGATGCAGATGGCCAATGACGGTGATCATTACCGTCTTACCTTTGATAAACCGGATACCTGGAGTCAGAAATACAACCTGGTTTGGAACAGGATTTTGCATCTGAACATCTTTCCTCCTGAGGTTGCACAGAAAGAGGTGGCCTATTATCTGACCAAACTGAATCCATATGGTTTGCCGCTTGACAGCCGAAAAACTTACACAAAAGCCGATTGGGAAGTGTGGACTGCTACCCTGGCGGAAAATCAGCAGGATTTTGAGAAGCTCATCTCGGGTCTATACCGGTTTGTAACCGAAACTCCGGACCGGGTTCCAATGAGTGACTGGTACGAAACCATAAATGCGAAAAAGGTTGGATTTCAGGCGCGTTCGGTCGTTGGTGGATATTTTATTAAAATGTTGGAACAAAAAGAGAAAAAATAACCAATGCTCCAGGGCGAGATGAAGCCGACAATTTCTGATTCGTAGTATACTGCTGATTAGTAGTCAGGTTTATTGATGGATAAATAAGCCCGGGTTTGTTTTTTGACTGATAGGGACCCTGTATTCTTACAAGGGGTACAGAGCCCCAACAGTTTTAATTATTGTAGACGAAACAAAGTAGCCAAAGAGAAAAATTATGAAGCAAGCTATCTGTTATATGAGTTTGTTATTGTTCCTATCATTCAGCCTTTCGGGCTGTCATGATAGGAGAGATAACACCAATGTTCATGTAATTACCAAACCTGTAACGAGTGCTCGAAATACTTTTTATCCCGGTAATCGGAAACCTCTGATTCCTGCATCATTTATCAAATTACCCTTAGGAAGCATACATCCTAAGGGGTGGATTTTGAAATGGCTTGAACTTCAGAAGAACGGGTTATGCGGGCATTTGGGGGAGATTAGTGCCTGGCTCGAAAAAGACAATAATGCCTGGTTGTCAGAAGGAGGTGATCATGGCTGGGAGGAGGTACCCTATTGGCTTCGCGGTTACTCCGATATGGCCTTTATATTTGACGACCCGGCCATGAAGAAGGAGACGATGATTTGGATAAATGCGATTCTCAAAAGTCAAAAGGAAAATGGCTGGTTTGGGCCGGAAGTTCGCTCGGACAATGGCAACCTGGATTTTTGGCCTAACATGGTTGTATTGTTCACGTTGCAGAATTATTATGAATATACCCACGACGTACGTGTTATTCCCTTCATGACGAAATATTTCCGATTTGAATTGGCTGTGCCGGATAAAGAGTTTCTTTCCAGCTATTGGGAAAACAGCAGGGGCGGAGATAATTTGTATAGTGTTTACTGGCTTTACAATCTTACGGGGGATAAATTCCTGCTGGATCTGGCCCAGAAAATTCATCGTAATACGGCGAACTGGGAACAGGAATCAACGCTTCCAAACTGGCACAATGTGAATATCGCCGAATGCTTCCGTGAACCTGCAACTTACTATATGCAAACAGGTGATTCGGATGATTTAAAGGCAACATACAATGATTACTTTTTGATTCGCAGAACCTTTGGACAGGTTCCCGGAGGCATGTTTGGTGCCGACGAAAATGCCAGAATGGGGTACATCGATCCGAGACAGGGAACAGAAACTTGTGGCTTTGCTGAGCAGATGACCTCAGATGGAATATTAACACGAATTACCGGGGACCCAATGTGGGCGGATAATTGTGAGGATGTACTTTTCAACAGTTTTCCTGCTGCTTTCACGCCCGATATGAAAGCGCTTCGTTACATTACTTGTCCTAATCAGGTCACAGCTGATGACAAAAACCATTCGCCCGGGATTGCAAACAATGGTCCTTTTCTGGCGATGAATCCGTTCAGTAGCCGCTGTTGCCAGCACAATCATGGTCATGCACTTCCGTATTACCTGGAGAACCTGGTGATGGCCAGTAATGACAATGGTTTGGCGGCAGTTATGTACAACGCCTGTGTAACTAAAGCGAAGGTCGGAGACGGAACGGAGGTGACACTTACTGAGGACACCCATTATCCCTTTGAACAGGAGGTGCGTTTTACCCTTAATACTCCTCAAAAAGTGAGCTTCCCGATTTATTTGCGTATCCCCGGATGGTGTGAACAAGCTTCGGTTCTGATCAATGGAAAGCAGGTAACGGCCAGTGCTTCCCCCGATGCCTTCATTCGAATTGAACGGGAATGGAGCAATAATGACCAAATCAAGCTTGAATTGCCCATGAGGCTGTCATGCCGCACCTGGCAGGTTAATCAAAATAGTGTTTCTGTAAACTACGGCCCTTTGACATTTTCGTTGAAAATAGCTGAAAAATACAAGAAGATTAGTAACACAAAATCCGCTATTGGCGATTCCAAATGGCAGAAAACAGCTGATCCGCAAAAATGGCCGGCCTATGAAATAGAACCGGGAAGTCCCTGGAACTACGGATTAGTGTTGGACAAAAACGATCTCTCCGCATCGTTGAAAATTGTTCATAAGAAGTGGCCGAAGGATGATTTCCCATTTACTTTATCTGCTGTGCCAATTGAAATTCGGGCGAGAGGGCAGCGAATTCCCTCCTGGGGCATTGATCAGTATGGATTGGCAGCTGTGCTGCCTTCTTACCCTGTTGACGTTCAAACACCGGTGGAGAATATCACATTGATACCTATGGGGGCGGCCCGTTTGCGTATCTCGGCATTTCCTTCGTTGAATTAGCCAGTGAAAATGTTTTTCTGACACAGAAATATGTAAGGCTGACGTTTAGAAGAAATCAGTTGTACGGTTTCTTTTATCCTATCGTAAAGAGCGTTATCGATTAACGAGGAGAGACTAATATTTATTTAGCGCTCCTCCTGTAATACCTTAAATGACAAATGATGAGAAAGAAATTGCTAATTATTCTGTTTTTCGAACTCGCGTTTTTTACAGGCTGCAACGAATCACCAGTTTTTGCAGAGCCGCAGGTGAAAACAACCTTTACCAACCCCGTTTGGGATGGGGCAGACCCTTGGATGACCAGGCATGGAGGTCATTATATTTACTGTTACTCCGTTAATAATACGATCGTCGTTTCTCGCTCAAAATATATGACGCGTTGGGGCAAATTAAAAACAATATGGCGTGCACCCTCAAGCGGTTGGAACAGTAACTGTGTCTGGGCTCCGGAGATTCATTTCTTCGATGGGCATTGGTACGTTTACTATGCCGCCGGTGTTTCCGGACCGCCTTTTATTCATCAAAGGACCGGAGTATTGCGTTCGGCTACAGATGATGTTTTCAGCGACTATGAGGATATGGGAATGCTTTATACCGGAGATAATCCGGATAATTCTGGTAGCAACATCTGGGCGATTGATATGACTGTACTTGAACACCAGGGAAAGCTATATGCGATTTGGTCGGGTTGGGAAAAGCAAATGGATACGGATGCTACATCGCAGAATCTATATATATCCGAGATGAAGAATCCGTATACCATGAAAGGGAAACGTGTACTGTTATCATCTCCGGAAGAAAGCTGGGAAACGGGCGGTCCTCTTAATTTGAATGAGGGACCGGAAATATTGAAGCATGGCAACCAGATTTTCATTGTTTATTCGTGCCGTGAATCCTGGTTGGTAGATTATCGTTTGGGAATGTTGCAACTAATGAATCCCGACGGTAACGTACTCGATCCTTCCAATTGGAAGAAAAAGGGTCCGGTATTTCATGGAACTTCGAAGGTTTATGGAGTGGGGCACTGTTCTTTTGTAAAGTCACCCGATGGGACTGAGGACTGGATTGTTTATCATTCGAAGAAAAGTTCCTCTCCGGGATGGGACCGCGATGTTCGTATGCAATCTTTTACCTGGAATGTCGACGGAACTCCACATTTTGGTGTCCCGGTTCCCACGGGAAAAGAGATTAGCCGTCCTTCAGGAGAGGTGGCAATTGAACAGGCTGAAACGAAATAGACTCAAAACTGATTTGAGCATGTTTATTCTTTAAAATTTGTCATTAAACAATCGAATAAAAACTAATAATCCATTCAATAATGAAAAGGCAAATCTATTATCTGTTAATAATAACGCCAATGATATTTGCAGCTTGCCGCAGTACAACGCAAAAGAAAAAGTTGATTGTTACTGTCCAGAAAATCTGGGCGCAACAGGAGGCCAATCAGTGGGAACTGGAAAATGGCTGGCTGCGAGGGTGTGATTTTATTCCCAGTACAGCTGTGAATCAGCTGGAAATGTGGCAGGAATCGACCTTTGATACAACCACTATCGATCGGGAGTTGGGATGGGCGGAGGACATTGGTATGAACTGTATGCGTGTGTACCTTCATCATCTGGCATGGCAGGAAAATAAAGTCGGATTTAAGGACCGAATGAACCAGTACCTAACAATCGCTCACCGACATGGTATCAAGACGATTTTTGTATTCTTCGACGATTGCTGGAACGCAACCTATCATGCAGGCAAACAACCGGCTCCGAAACCGGGAGTTCACAATTCCGGCTGGGTTCGGGATCCGGGTGATCTGTTGTTCCGGAAACCGGAATTAATTAATACTTTACATGCATATGTGAAAGATATCCTCACAACCTTTGGGAATGATGATCGCGTTGCTATCTGGGATTTATACAATGAGCCGGGTAATTCAGGATATGGAAACAGGTCGCTTCCTTTGCTGAAAAAAGTTTTTCAGTGGGGATGGGAGGTACGACCAAGTCAGCCTCTGACTGCCGGAGTATGGAACCGTTCTTTGT
This Prolixibacter sp. NT017 DNA region includes the following protein-coding sequences:
- a CDS encoding DUF3823 domain-containing protein, with product MIKFKFIILLGIVAAFLSACEYDNYSEPQSYLKGNIVYNGEPINVSYNDVTFQLWEPGWQKSYPIDVVVNQDGAYSALLFNAKYKLVIPSSQGPFRNKVNAETGSDTIIVDLKGSQNMDIEVEPYYMVRNPQFSVSGRDLTARFKAEKIITDADARDIERVDLYVNKTQFVDFRANVATAEIAGGDVSDPNSINMTVTVPDLVPTQNYVYARVGIKIVGVEDMIFSPVQKVEF
- a CDS encoding glutaminase family protein translates to MKKAGAQPIATSFRAPAYPLVTVDPYTSAWSETDTLYNSPIRHWTGKTHSLIGAIRVDGEVYRFMGKEDIPWVAILPMAKEEPWEGKYTMQKPETGWEQKNFSEAGWKSGRAAFGTSGMPTLSTLWETKDIWVRRDFQLPSELPANDIYLIYSHDDNFELYLNGKKLVDTGYSWKNNVVLKLDKNLLVPGGQNVIAAHCHNRTGGAYVDFGLYRENSQSEIFTRTAFQDSVALSATQTYYGFTCGPVNLGLTFTAPLLPSDLDLLSRPIDYINYQVRSNDGKEHQVQLYFEMTPQWAVNEVSQEIRVSRGKTGNISYLKAGTTEQPILQKKGDDVRIDWGYVYLATSGNPQSSMSIGNYFETKKAFVKNGAIPVGKQELTAKMTRNMPAMACEEKLGKVFNQPVKGFLMIGYNDIESIQYFGQNLKAWWTRNGKVSMGDALQAAAAEHEQVLDSCAKFDNQLWKEAFLTGGKEYADLCVLAFSQSIAAHKLTRDPKGNILFLSKENFSNGSIGTVDVTYPSAPLFLKYNPELLKGMLNPIFYFSESGKWTKPFAAHDVGTYPKANGQTYGGDMPVEESGNMVILTAAIAQMEGNAEYAKKHWKVLTIWANYLMDKGMDPENQLCTDDFAGHFAHNTNLSIKAIMGIACYGKLAGILGEASTAKKYTEAAKAMARKWMQMANDGDHYRLTFDKPDTWSQKYNLVWNRILHLNIFPPEVAQKEVAYYLTKLNPYGLPLDSRKTYTKADWEVWTATLAENQQDFEKLISGLYRFVTETPDRVPMSDWYETINAKKVGFQARSVVGGYFIKMLEQKEKK
- a CDS encoding beta-L-arabinofuranosidase domain-containing protein → MKWLELQKNGLCGHLGEISAWLEKDNNAWLSEGGDHGWEEVPYWLRGYSDMAFIFDDPAMKKETMIWINAILKSQKENGWFGPEVRSDNGNLDFWPNMVVLFTLQNYYEYTHDVRVIPFMTKYFRFELAVPDKEFLSSYWENSRGGDNLYSVYWLYNLTGDKFLLDLAQKIHRNTANWEQESTLPNWHNVNIAECFREPATYYMQTGDSDDLKATYNDYFLIRRTFGQVPGGMFGADENARMGYIDPRQGTETCGFAEQMTSDGILTRITGDPMWADNCEDVLFNSFPAAFTPDMKALRYITCPNQVTADDKNHSPGIANNGPFLAMNPFSSRCCQHNHGHALPYYLENLVMASNDNGLAAVMYNACVTKAKVGDGTEVTLTEDTHYPFEQEVRFTLNTPQKVSFPIYLRIPGWCEQASVLINGKQVTASASPDAFIRIEREWSNNDQIKLELPMRLSCRTWQVNQNSVSVNYGPLTFSLKIAEKYKKISNTKSAIGDSKWQKTADPQKWPAYEIEPGSPWNYGLVLDKNDLSASLKIVHKKWPKDDFPFTLSAVPIEIRARGQRIPSWGIDQYGLAAVLPSYPVDVQTPVENITLIPMGAARLRISAFPSLN
- a CDS encoding family 43 glycosylhydrolase: MMRKKLLIILFFELAFFTGCNESPVFAEPQVKTTFTNPVWDGADPWMTRHGGHYIYCYSVNNTIVVSRSKYMTRWGKLKTIWRAPSSGWNSNCVWAPEIHFFDGHWYVYYAAGVSGPPFIHQRTGVLRSATDDVFSDYEDMGMLYTGDNPDNSGSNIWAIDMTVLEHQGKLYAIWSGWEKQMDTDATSQNLYISEMKNPYTMKGKRVLLSSPEESWETGGPLNLNEGPEILKHGNQIFIVYSCRESWLVDYRLGMLQLMNPDGNVLDPSNWKKKGPVFHGTSKVYGVGHCSFVKSPDGTEDWIVYHSKKSSSPGWDRDVRMQSFTWNVDGTPHFGVPVPTGKEISRPSGEVAIEQAETK
- a CDS encoding 1,4-beta-xylanase → MIFAACRSTTQKKKLIVTVQKIWAQQEANQWELENGWLRGCDFIPSTAVNQLEMWQESTFDTTTIDRELGWAEDIGMNCMRVYLHHLAWQENKVGFKDRMNQYLTIAHRHGIKTIFVFFDDCWNATYHAGKQPAPKPGVHNSGWVRDPGDLLFRKPELINTLHAYVKDILTTFGNDDRVAIWDLYNEPGNSGYGNRSLPLLKKVFQWGWEVRPSQPLTAGVWNRSLSRLNTYQVNHSDIVTYHNYEGPENHQAAIDTLEDYDRPLVCTEYMARRNNSLFKNIMPLLKKEHIGAINWGLVTGKTNTKYAWDEPIPDGSDPKLWFHDIFRQDGTPYKQDEVDLIMSLTKSNQGI